One Rosa chinensis cultivar Old Blush chromosome 5, RchiOBHm-V2, whole genome shotgun sequence genomic region harbors:
- the LOC121049468 gene encoding fe-S cluster assembly factor HCF101, chloroplastic-like: MFLPNIFLWVIRYCCASAAVHGCILELLNKKLENQKWISRRGTVLSSFTTKVASLEAGAAAVSNGIAESDVLKSLSQIIDPDFGTDIVSCGFVKDYKSMRLWERSFRA; the protein is encoded by the exons ATGTTTCTGCCAAATATATTTTTGTGGGTAATTCGGTATTGTTGTGCTTCTGCAGCAGTTCATGGTTGTATACTAGAATTACTGAACAAGAAACTTGAAAACCAGAAATGGATATCACGAAGAGGCACTGTGTTAAGCTCCTTCACAACTAAAGTTGCTTCTTTGGAAG CTGGTGCTGCTGCAGTTTCAAATGGGATAGCTGAGAGTGATGTGCTGAAATCATTGTCTCAAATCATTGATCCAGACTTCGGGACAGACATCGTCTCGTGTGGATTTGTGAAAGACTACAAATCAATGAGGCTTTGGGAGAGGTCATTTAGAGCATGA